A single genomic interval of Rubrivirga marina harbors:
- a CDS encoding efflux RND transporter periplasmic adaptor subunit has product MTPDTQTPPAPPPVDAPDPADPYDEAPRDGRPRRARWVMLALLALVAAVGLTWALTRGDSSDAVADAPPAEAPGGAAASGDGSPGGLAQFDANGDGVVYQSGMHPWIVEDEPGTCPICGMDLEPVPVSGAPAGTVEIDPVTLQNIGVRTALVATGQIERTLRTTGTFEARDAGRETVTLRVGGFVERLYVDTEGQRVRQGQPLLEIYSPELVSTQQELLLAVRNRELLGGGEGAARLVEAARTRLRLFGLGAGQIAAVERSGTIQERITLFAPASGTVQNKRIVEGMQATPGMPLMDIVNLGALYLQVDVPEQDLGWVAPGTRAVVAVTSLPGDELRGRVDYVYDTLDPSTRTGTARITLANAGGRLRPGMYATATLFGAASASGPVVPTEAIVRTGGEGVGEAAVILALGDGRFRPQPVTIGEEGDGVVRVLSGLAVGDRVVTSAQFLIDSEARLAASLGAMTGGMEMADTDDFPTE; this is encoded by the coding sequence ATGACCCCCGACACCCAGACCCCGCCCGCCCCGCCCCCGGTGGACGCGCCCGACCCGGCCGATCCCTACGACGAGGCGCCCCGCGACGGTCGCCCCCGCCGCGCCCGCTGGGTCATGCTCGCCCTCCTCGCCCTCGTGGCGGCCGTCGGCCTGACGTGGGCGCTCACGCGGGGCGACTCGTCCGACGCCGTCGCCGACGCCCCGCCCGCCGAGGCGCCCGGCGGCGCGGCGGCCTCCGGCGACGGCTCCCCGGGCGGTCTCGCCCAGTTCGACGCCAACGGCGACGGCGTGGTCTACCAGTCGGGGATGCACCCGTGGATCGTCGAGGACGAGCCGGGGACGTGCCCGATCTGTGGGATGGACCTCGAGCCCGTGCCCGTGTCCGGCGCCCCGGCCGGGACCGTCGAGATCGACCCGGTCACGTTGCAGAACATCGGCGTCCGGACGGCCCTCGTCGCCACGGGCCAGATCGAGCGGACGTTGCGCACGACGGGCACGTTCGAGGCCCGCGACGCCGGGCGCGAGACGGTCACGCTCCGGGTCGGCGGGTTCGTCGAGCGGCTCTACGTCGACACCGAGGGCCAGCGCGTCCGCCAGGGCCAGCCGCTCCTCGAGATCTACAGCCCCGAGCTCGTCTCGACGCAGCAGGAGCTCCTCCTCGCCGTCCGCAACCGCGAGCTCTTGGGCGGCGGGGAGGGGGCGGCCCGGCTCGTCGAGGCGGCCCGGACCCGGCTCCGCCTCTTCGGGCTGGGGGCCGGGCAGATCGCGGCCGTCGAGCGCTCGGGCACGATCCAGGAGCGGATCACGCTCTTCGCGCCCGCGAGCGGGACGGTCCAGAACAAGCGGATCGTCGAGGGCATGCAGGCCACGCCCGGCATGCCGCTCATGGACATCGTGAACCTCGGCGCGCTCTACCTCCAGGTCGACGTCCCCGAGCAGGACCTCGGCTGGGTCGCGCCCGGCACGCGCGCCGTCGTGGCCGTGACCTCGCTGCCGGGCGACGAGCTCCGGGGCCGCGTCGACTACGTCTACGACACGCTCGACCCGTCGACGCGGACGGGCACGGCCCGGATCACGCTCGCCAACGCGGGCGGGCGCCTCCGGCCGGGCATGTACGCCACGGCCACGCTCTTCGGCGCCGCGAGCGCGTCGGGGCCGGTCGTCCCGACCGAGGCCATCGTCCGGACGGGCGGCGAGGGCGTCGGGGAGGCCGCCGTGATCCTGGCCCTGGGCGACGGCCGCTTCCGGCCCCAGCCCGTCACGATCGGGGAGGAGGGGGACGGCGTCGTCCGCGTCCTGTCCGGCCTCGCCGTCGGCGACCGCGTGGTCACGAGCGCCCAGTTCTTGATCGACTCCGAGGCCCGCCTCGCGGCGTCGCTCGGGGCCATGACCGGCGGGATGGAGATGGCCGACACCGACGACTTCCCCACCGAGTGA
- a CDS encoding TolC family protein: MTLASVARLALLAGLAAAAPHARAQAPDTLRLDAVLGALYADNPTLQAARLDARALARRGDQVGALPDPTASVMVAPYPILTARGTQRSQWRVEQMLPWPGTLGLRRDAADAAAEAARIGADVTALDLGQRATRAYADLVRTQEAAEVVRSFQARLDAFAEAAAVRYEVGRGPQGAVLQVQLERQRLAERLIELGRQRDRAVQALARVLDRPGLTVGRVVTPPPALPTDLDLDALALGLRPEVAQAQARIVQAEADVALAERAYYPDLGVGVVYTDVAPADAPPTATGRDALGLMASVRIPLGRDRLRAGVDEARLRQRAAQARLQATETAVQADVADALSDARRAAESVALYRDVLLPQSLTTVESALAGYTTGTVDFLAFLDAERARFQVQLGLVDARARLLDAAADLARAVGLTTPAVSPLQDR; this comes from the coding sequence ATGACCCTCGCATCCGTAGCGCGCCTCGCGCTGCTGGCGGGCCTGGCCGCCGCGGCACCCCACGCCCGCGCCCAGGCCCCCGACACCCTCCGCCTCGACGCCGTCCTCGGCGCCCTCTACGCGGACAACCCCACGCTCCAGGCTGCCCGCTTGGACGCCCGTGCGCTCGCGCGCCGCGGCGACCAGGTCGGCGCGCTCCCCGACCCGACCGCGTCGGTCATGGTCGCCCCGTACCCCATCCTCACGGCGCGGGGCACGCAGCGGAGCCAGTGGCGCGTCGAGCAGATGCTCCCCTGGCCCGGCACGCTCGGCCTCCGCCGCGACGCGGCCGACGCCGCCGCCGAGGCGGCCCGGATCGGCGCCGACGTGACGGCCCTCGACCTCGGCCAGCGCGCGACGCGGGCCTACGCCGACCTGGTGCGGACGCAGGAGGCGGCCGAGGTCGTCCGCTCGTTCCAGGCGCGGCTGGACGCCTTCGCCGAGGCCGCGGCGGTCCGCTACGAGGTCGGGCGAGGTCCCCAGGGCGCCGTCCTCCAGGTCCAGCTCGAACGGCAGCGGCTGGCGGAGCGGCTCATCGAGCTGGGCCGCCAGCGCGACCGGGCCGTCCAGGCGCTCGCCCGCGTGCTCGACCGGCCGGGCCTCACCGTGGGCCGCGTCGTCACGCCGCCGCCCGCGCTCCCCACAGACCTCGACCTCGACGCGCTCGCCCTGGGCCTCCGCCCCGAGGTGGCCCAGGCCCAGGCCCGCATCGTGCAGGCCGAGGCCGACGTGGCGCTCGCCGAGCGGGCCTACTACCCGGACCTCGGCGTCGGCGTCGTCTACACCGACGTCGCGCCCGCCGACGCGCCGCCGACGGCGACGGGCCGCGACGCGCTCGGGCTGATGGCCTCGGTCCGCATCCCGCTCGGGCGCGACCGGCTCCGCGCGGGCGTGGACGAGGCCCGGCTCCGCCAGCGGGCCGCCCAGGCCCGCCTCCAGGCCACGGAGACCGCCGTCCAGGCCGACGTGGCCGACGCGCTCTCCGACGCCCGCCGCGCCGCCGAGTCCGTCGCGCTGTACCGCGACGTCCTGCTCCCGCAGTCGCTCACGACCGTCGAGTCCGCGCTCGCGGGCTACACGACCGGCACGGTCGACTTCCTCGCCTTCCTCGACGCCGAGCGCGCCCGGTTCCAGGTCCAGCTCGGCCTCGTCGACGCCCGCGCCCGGCTCCTCGACGCGGCCGCCGACCTCGCCCGCGCCGTCGGCCTCACCACCCCCGCCGTCTCTCCCCTCCAGGACCGATGA